The proteins below are encoded in one region of Shewanella putrefaciens:
- a CDS encoding DNA polymerase III subunit chi: MTQALFYLMPPMESGSATNHTDSKLTISATSEMYQLACHVAQQAFIKQQSVYIHCQNKEVAFEIDELLWQFEPSAFVPHNLKGEGPVTGSPVEIGFDRLGANKSRQLLINLADQVPPFAVNFGQIIDFVANDQQHKAVARERYRQYRDLGVELTTQNLATHPFN; the protein is encoded by the coding sequence ATGACCCAAGCGCTGTTTTATCTGATGCCGCCAATGGAATCTGGATCGGCAACAAATCATACAGACAGTAAGCTAACGATAAGTGCAACTTCAGAGATGTATCAACTCGCTTGCCACGTCGCACAGCAAGCTTTTATTAAGCAACAGTCTGTTTATATTCACTGCCAAAATAAAGAAGTCGCTTTTGAAATTGACGAACTCTTATGGCAATTTGAACCATCAGCATTTGTACCACACAACTTGAAAGGTGAAGGTCCTGTAACAGGTTCTCCCGTTGAAATCGGTTTTGATCGCCTTGGCGCCAATAAAAGTCGCCAACTTCTGATTAATCTTGCAGACCAAGTGCCTCCATTTGCGGTAAACTTTGGCCAAATCATCGATTTTGTTGCCAATGACCAACAGCATAAAGCTGTCGCCCGCGAACGCTATCGGCAGTATCGCGACTTAGGTGTCGAGTTAACGACCCAAAATTTGGCAACACATCCATTTAATTAG